Proteins encoded within one genomic window of Polycladomyces subterraneus:
- the dapA gene encoding 4-hydroxy-tetrahydrodipicolinate synthase: protein MVKFGRLLTAMITPFTSEGTIDWPKVSALIDHLIATGTETIIVAGTTGESPTLSHDEKIELFRRTVQHVAGRVRVMASTGSNNTAASVSLTREAEQTGVDGVMLVAPYYNKPSQEGLYRHFRTVAEATSLPVMVYNIPGRTGVNLTVETMARLAEIDNIVAFKEASGSVIQAGKLADRVPEGVAVYSGDDALTLPTLAVGGHGIVSVASHLVGSGMQKMMQAYFAGDVQTAAKLHARYLPLFEGLFMAPNPVPVKYALSLKGLCEPHVRLPLVELDEEQKEKVKALVELL from the coding sequence ATCGTGAAATTCGGTCGTTTGCTGACAGCCATGATCACGCCCTTCACCTCGGAAGGAACCATTGATTGGCCGAAGGTGTCGGCGTTGATCGATCATCTGATTGCTACAGGTACGGAGACGATCATCGTCGCGGGAACGACGGGAGAATCGCCCACCCTCTCCCACGACGAGAAAATAGAGCTTTTCCGCCGTACGGTTCAACATGTGGCCGGCCGGGTCAGAGTGATGGCCAGTACGGGCAGCAACAACACGGCGGCTTCCGTCTCCTTGACGCGAGAAGCCGAACAAACGGGCGTTGACGGTGTCATGTTGGTAGCACCCTATTACAACAAACCGTCACAGGAAGGGCTTTACCGGCATTTCCGGACGGTGGCCGAGGCCACGTCCCTTCCGGTCATGGTATACAACATTCCGGGCCGCACCGGAGTAAATTTGACTGTGGAAACCATGGCCCGCTTAGCCGAGATCGATAATATTGTCGCTTTCAAGGAGGCAAGCGGCAGTGTCATCCAGGCCGGAAAACTAGCTGACCGTGTACCCGAAGGTGTAGCGGTATATAGCGGGGATGACGCACTCACCTTGCCGACGTTGGCCGTGGGCGGACACGGGATCGTCAGTGTGGCCAGTCATTTGGTTGGCTCCGGTATGCAGAAAATGATGCAAGCGTATTTTGCGGGCGATGTGCAGACCGCCGCCAAGTTGCATGCGCGGTATCTGCCGTTGTTTGAAGGTCTGTTCATGGCCCCCAATCCGGTGCCGGTCAAATATGCTCTGTCACTGAAAGGATTGTGCGAACCGCACGTCCGGCTGCCGCTGGTCGAACTGGATGAAGAGCAAAAAGAAAAAGTAAAGGCATTGGTGGAGTTGCTGTAA
- the dapG gene encoding aspartate kinase, whose product MKILVQKFGGTSLATYELRQRVIHHIRNGLNEGYQLVVVVSAMGRKGDPYATDTLLDLINQNGRSLQPRERDLLLSCGEIISATTLSSMLHREGIDNTVLTGGQAGIITNHQHNNAQIITINPSRIRQELNKGKVVIVAGFQGKTTDGEITTLGRGGSDTTATALGVALGAELVDIFTDVDGIMTADPRIVEDAVPLETVTYTEMCNLAFQGAKVIHPRAVEIAMQTNVPIRVRSTMTDNPGTLVTSTSEVTRLAGEVQDRLITGITQVPNVTQIKVKAKEGQYDFQLKVFKAMAENGISVDFINVNPSGVAYTVFDELADRAEEILRSLGFEPELHRHCAKVSAVGAGIAGVPGAMAKMVEALTEEDIQILQSADSHTTLWVLVRGEDMVKAVRALHRKFELHNIHYQTAE is encoded by the coding sequence ATGAAGATTTTAGTACAGAAATTTGGCGGCACTTCGTTGGCCACCTATGAGTTGCGCCAACGGGTGATTCACCATATACGAAACGGGTTAAACGAAGGATATCAACTGGTCGTGGTCGTGTCGGCGATGGGACGCAAGGGGGATCCTTACGCGACCGACACCTTGTTGGATCTGATCAACCAAAACGGGCGTTCTCTCCAACCGAGGGAACGCGATTTATTGCTGAGTTGCGGAGAAATCATCTCCGCAACCACTTTGTCGAGCATGTTACACCGGGAAGGGATCGATAATACAGTATTGACCGGTGGGCAAGCAGGAATCATTACCAATCATCAACATAACAATGCACAAATCATCACGATCAATCCCAGCCGCATTCGCCAAGAATTGAACAAGGGAAAAGTGGTCATCGTCGCAGGTTTTCAAGGGAAAACTACTGATGGCGAAATCACCACGCTTGGCCGCGGTGGGAGCGATACGACGGCCACCGCCCTGGGTGTAGCGCTGGGAGCGGAATTGGTGGATATCTTCACTGACGTGGACGGAATCATGACGGCTGATCCGCGGATCGTGGAAGACGCGGTTCCGTTGGAAACCGTCACCTATACGGAGATGTGTAATCTGGCGTTCCAGGGAGCCAAGGTAATTCACCCCCGTGCGGTGGAAATCGCCATGCAGACCAACGTGCCGATTCGTGTCCGCTCGACGATGACGGACAATCCGGGGACGCTCGTCACCAGCACCTCGGAAGTGACGCGACTGGCCGGGGAAGTGCAGGATCGTCTGATCACCGGCATTACGCAAGTGCCCAATGTTACGCAGATCAAAGTGAAAGCCAAGGAAGGGCAATACGATTTTCAGCTCAAGGTGTTCAAGGCGATGGCCGAAAACGGCATCAGCGTCGATTTTATCAACGTCAACCCGAGCGGCGTTGCTTATACCGTTTTTGACGAATTGGCGGATCGGGCCGAGGAAATACTCCGATCCCTCGGCTTCGAACCGGAGTTGCACCGTCATTGTGCTAAGGTTTCTGCGGTGGGGGCCGGTATCGCCGGTGTGCCGGGTGCGATGGCCAAGATGGTGGAGGCATTGACGGAAGAGGATATTCAAATTTTGCAGTCCGCCGATTCGCATACCACCTTGTGGGTGTTAGTGCGCGGGGAGGATATGGTGAAGGCTGTTCGGGCATTGCATCGTAAATTTGAGCTGCACAACATCCACTACCAGACGGCGGAGTGA
- a CDS encoding aspartate-semialdehyde dehydrogenase: MSAQTYTVAVVGATGAVGQQMIKTLEERNFPVGELKPLASARSAGTTVRFRGQEIVVQEATPEAFEGVDIALFSAGGGVSKELAPEAAKRGAVVVDNSSAFRMEPDVPLVVPEVNPEEIKKHKGIIANPNCSTIQMVVALKPLYDRYGIERIIVSTYQAVSGSGAKAMAELEAQTRAYVNGDEMPLNVMPVAKLDKHYPIAFNVIPQCDVAQENGYTFEEMKMVNETRKIFGDETIGVSATCVRVPVLSGHSESVYVELKSDYDLDEVRELLQNAPGVIVQDDIFQQIYPMPANVAGRTEVFVGRIRRDLTNPRGLNLWVVADNLLKGAATNAVQIAEKWIAFKA, translated from the coding sequence ATGTCCGCACAAACGTATACGGTGGCCGTTGTCGGCGCAACGGGTGCGGTTGGACAACAAATGATCAAAACCCTGGAAGAGAGAAACTTTCCAGTCGGGGAACTGAAACCGTTGGCCTCTGCGCGGTCGGCCGGAACCACCGTTCGTTTCCGCGGTCAGGAGATCGTCGTTCAGGAAGCCACTCCGGAAGCGTTTGAAGGAGTGGATATTGCTTTGTTCAGCGCAGGAGGCGGTGTCAGTAAAGAATTGGCGCCCGAGGCTGCCAAGCGTGGGGCTGTGGTGGTGGACAACTCGAGCGCCTTCCGCATGGAGCCGGATGTACCGTTGGTGGTGCCGGAAGTCAATCCGGAAGAAATCAAAAAACACAAAGGGATTATCGCCAACCCGAACTGCTCCACGATTCAGATGGTGGTGGCGCTGAAGCCGTTGTATGATCGTTACGGGATCGAACGGATCATCGTCTCCACCTATCAAGCCGTTTCCGGCTCCGGTGCCAAAGCGATGGCTGAGCTGGAGGCACAAACCCGTGCTTATGTGAACGGGGACGAGATGCCGCTGAACGTGATGCCGGTCGCCAAATTGGATAAGCATTATCCGATTGCGTTCAACGTGATTCCGCAATGTGACGTGGCGCAGGAGAACGGGTACACTTTTGAGGAAATGAAAATGGTCAACGAAACCCGTAAGATCTTCGGGGACGAGACGATCGGGGTATCCGCCACGTGCGTGCGTGTGCCGGTATTGAGCGGCCACAGTGAATCCGTCTACGTGGAGTTGAAATCCGATTATGATCTGGACGAAGTGCGAGAGCTGTTACAGAACGCACCGGGTGTGATCGTCCAAGACGACATTTTCCAACAGATCTATCCGATGCCGGCCAACGTGGCGGGTCGCACGGAAGTGTTTGTCGGCCGCATCCGTCGGGATTTGACCAACCCCCGCGGGCTCAACTTGTGGGTTGTGGCGGACAACTTGTTGAAGGGCGCGGCAACCAACGCAGTACAGATCGCGGAAAAATGGATCGCATTCAAGGCATGA
- a CDS encoding dipicolinate synthase subunit B translates to MNLQKKTIGFALTGSHCTHDEVLPQMRRLVQLGARVIPIISHTVATVDSRFGTAEDWLRQIKEITPEPIISTVPEAEPIGPKKMLDCLVIAPCTGNSLARLANALTDGPVLMAAKAQMRNHRPVVIAISTNDALGLNAANLAKLLPAKNIYFVPFGQDAPEKKPNSMVARMELIPETCAAAIQGRQLQPLIVEKYRYLTS, encoded by the coding sequence ATGAACCTGCAAAAAAAAACCATTGGATTTGCGTTGACCGGTTCTCACTGCACCCATGACGAAGTGTTGCCTCAGATGAGACGGCTCGTCCAATTGGGGGCGCGTGTCATCCCGATCATTTCCCATACGGTGGCCACGGTGGATAGCCGGTTCGGAACGGCGGAGGATTGGTTGCGTCAGATCAAGGAGATCACGCCGGAACCGATCATATCCACCGTACCGGAAGCGGAGCCGATCGGGCCAAAGAAAATGTTGGATTGTCTCGTAATCGCACCTTGTACGGGCAACTCGCTGGCGAGATTGGCCAACGCTTTGACTGACGGCCCCGTTTTGATGGCGGCCAAAGCCCAGATGCGCAATCATCGACCCGTGGTGATCGCCATCTCCACCAATGATGCGTTGGGCTTGAATGCCGCTAACCTGGCAAAGTTGTTGCCTGCCAAAAATATTTATTTTGTTCCTTTTGGACAGGACGCACCCGAAAAAAAACCCAACTCCATGGTGGCCCGAATGGAGCTGATCCCCGAAACCTGTGCAGCTGCGATCCAGGGTCGGCAATTACAACCCTTAATAGTTGAAAAGTATCGCTACTTGACTTCATAA
- the dpsA gene encoding dipicolinate synthase subunit DpsA, producing the protein MMTGKHVAFLGGDARQLEVIKSCIELQATVSLIGFDNLQKPFSEANHRELTHELLETVDILVLPIVGTDEYGQVDSVFTSKKLVLTETHIQSLPRHATIYAGMAKPYLQTLCAAHGIRLIELLNRDDVAIYNSIPTVEGALMMAIQNTDFTIHGSVSMVLGLGRVGLTLARTLSAIGAKTRVGVRRSEHVARAVEMGLQPFYLYDLARQVHDVDLLFNTIPSLVVTAQVIARMPHHAVIIDLASKPGGVDFGYADKRGIKAMLAPSLPGIVAPKTAGRILARTMTRLMMEDIGTEEVET; encoded by the coding sequence ATGATGACAGGGAAACATGTCGCGTTCCTCGGCGGGGATGCCCGTCAGTTGGAAGTGATTAAAAGTTGCATTGAACTGCAAGCTACGGTGAGCTTGATCGGGTTCGACAACTTGCAAAAGCCGTTCAGTGAAGCGAACCACCGCGAGTTGACCCATGAATTGCTGGAAACGGTGGACATATTGGTGTTGCCGATTGTGGGAACGGATGAGTATGGACAGGTGGACAGTGTTTTCACCTCCAAAAAATTGGTCCTGACGGAAACACATATACAATCCCTGCCCCGTCACGCCACCATCTACGCCGGCATGGCCAAACCGTACCTGCAGACTCTCTGTGCAGCTCATGGGATCCGTCTGATCGAACTGCTGAACCGGGATGATGTGGCCATCTACAACTCCATCCCGACGGTGGAAGGTGCACTGATGATGGCCATTCAAAACACCGACTTCACCATACACGGTTCCGTGTCGATGGTGTTGGGGCTGGGGCGTGTCGGTTTGACACTGGCACGTACGTTGAGCGCGATTGGCGCGAAAACCAGGGTGGGTGTTCGGCGGTCGGAACATGTAGCTCGCGCAGTCGAGATGGGATTGCAGCCTTTTTACTTATATGATTTGGCGCGGCAGGTGCATGATGTGGACTTATTGTTTAATACCATTCCATCCTTGGTCGTGACGGCGCAAGTGATCGCGCGGATGCCGCATCATGCGGTCATCATCGACCTGGCGTCCAAACCCGGCGGTGTCGATTTCGGGTATGCGGATAAGAGGGGAATCAAAGCCATGCTGGCCCCCAGTCTGCCCGGCATCGTGGCGCCCAAGACGGCGGGGAGGATACTGGCGCGAACGATGACCCGCCTGATGATGGAGGACATAGGGACAGAAGAGGTGGAAACATGA
- a CDS encoding YlmC/YmxH family sporulation protein, with the protein MRWSELTGKELIDLQNGQRLGELGRADLLIDPQTGEIGSLLFPVSHSWFQRRQDMLTISWNRIRKIGPDMVIVDSVGERNGWYHSDRGR; encoded by the coding sequence ATGCGATGGAGTGAGCTGACAGGAAAAGAGCTGATCGATTTGCAAAACGGGCAACGGTTGGGTGAATTGGGGAGGGCGGATTTGCTCATCGATCCGCAGACCGGAGAAATTGGATCACTGCTGTTTCCGGTTAGTCATTCGTGGTTTCAACGGAGACAGGACATGTTGACTATTTCTTGGAACAGGATTCGTAAAATCGGGCCGGATATGGTGATCGTCGATTCCGTCGGGGAACGAAACGGTTGGTATCACAGTGACAGAGGGCGGTAA
- a CDS encoding aspartyl-phosphate phosphatase Spo0E family protein: protein MEPTRLTVLEQEMERLRWELYQTDTDPRHLSEATLLPISKQLDALIVEYYKEKKKQM from the coding sequence ATGGAACCGACGCGTTTGACCGTGTTGGAACAGGAAATGGAGCGGTTGCGGTGGGAATTGTACCAAACGGATACCGATCCGCGGCATTTGTCTGAAGCGACCCTACTGCCCATCAGCAAGCAACTGGACGCACTGATTGTGGAGTATTACAAAGAAAAGAAGAAACAAATGTGA
- the dut gene encoding dUTP diphosphatase — protein MGGIDLFEVRVRQLPGCEDLPLPEKMSEQASGFDLRAAVTEPLLIEPGKWKLIPTGIALEMPSGLEAQVRPRSGLAFKKGITVLNTPGTIDADYRGELRIILINLGEEIFTIERGDRIAQLVFQQVPQVRLMPARELSETVRGSGGFGHTGI, from the coding sequence ATGGGAGGGATCGACTTGTTTGAAGTGCGAGTCCGCCAACTTCCCGGTTGCGAAGATTTGCCGTTACCGGAGAAAATGTCGGAACAAGCCAGCGGTTTCGACCTCAGGGCGGCGGTTACGGAACCGCTGTTGATCGAACCGGGGAAGTGGAAATTGATTCCCACCGGGATTGCGTTGGAAATGCCGTCCGGGTTGGAGGCGCAGGTCCGGCCACGCAGCGGCTTAGCATTCAAAAAGGGAATCACGGTGTTGAATACACCAGGGACGATCGACGCCGATTACCGGGGAGAGCTGAGAATCATCTTAATCAATCTGGGGGAAGAAATCTTCACTATTGAACGCGGTGACCGGATTGCCCAGCTGGTCTTTCAGCAAGTGCCGCAAGTTCGGTTGATGCCGGCAAGGGAGTTAAGCGAAACCGTCCGGGGCAGCGGCGGTTTCGGCCATACCGGAATCTGA
- a CDS encoding M16 family metallopeptidase, translating into MIVQHTLPNGVRVVAEQIPYVRSVALGLWVGAGSRHESEEDNGISHFIEHMLFKGTRKRTARQLAEAFDEIGGQVNAFTSKEMTCYYAKVLDQHFPIALDILADMFFESTFAEGEIAKEQKVIVEEIRMVEDTPDDLIHDLLSSVALKNHPLGYPILGSESNVRSFDRGRLLSYRDRYYRPDNLVIALAGHLPDDFMSLVESYFVSFTSEQTAEMKQPPSFSHEVIIRKKQTEQTHLCLGLPGVSLADERIYPFILLNNILGGNMSSRLFQEIREERGLAYSVYSYHSAYRDCGLFAVYAGTAHGQEEEVTDLILRILEEVRENGVTESELKKAKEQMKGSMMLGLESTSNRMSRLGKNELLLGRHLTLDEMVARVEDVTLEDVRNIAREIFSQPLSMALISPSGNIPASYGRDRLV; encoded by the coding sequence GTGATCGTTCAACATACATTGCCCAACGGGGTTCGTGTCGTGGCCGAACAGATTCCGTACGTACGTTCGGTGGCGTTGGGGTTGTGGGTCGGCGCCGGTTCCCGTCACGAATCCGAAGAAGACAACGGAATATCCCACTTTATCGAGCACATGCTGTTCAAGGGAACCCGGAAACGGACAGCGCGTCAATTGGCCGAAGCGTTTGATGAGATCGGCGGACAGGTAAACGCTTTTACATCCAAAGAGATGACGTGCTATTACGCCAAGGTGTTGGATCAGCATTTTCCGATCGCGTTGGATATTTTAGCGGATATGTTTTTTGAATCGACGTTTGCCGAAGGGGAAATCGCCAAAGAACAAAAGGTGATCGTCGAAGAGATTCGGATGGTGGAGGACACCCCGGATGATCTGATCCATGATCTTTTGTCATCGGTTGCTCTGAAAAACCATCCGCTGGGTTATCCGATCCTGGGCAGTGAAAGCAACGTGCGTTCCTTTGATCGCGGACGTCTGTTGTCCTATCGTGATCGATACTATCGGCCGGACAATCTGGTCATTGCCCTTGCGGGACATCTGCCGGACGATTTCATGTCATTGGTGGAATCTTATTTTGTGTCTTTTACGAGCGAACAGACAGCAGAAATGAAGCAACCTCCCTCGTTTTCCCATGAAGTGATCATCCGGAAAAAACAGACGGAGCAAACCCATCTCTGTTTGGGATTGCCCGGTGTCTCACTGGCTGATGAACGCATTTATCCTTTTATTCTTCTCAATAATATCCTCGGGGGCAACATGAGCTCCCGGCTATTCCAGGAAATACGGGAAGAGCGTGGGTTGGCCTATTCGGTTTACTCGTATCATTCCGCGTATCGCGATTGCGGATTGTTCGCTGTATATGCGGGAACAGCCCACGGGCAGGAAGAAGAAGTGACCGATCTGATTCTCCGAATACTGGAGGAAGTTCGGGAAAACGGTGTGACAGAATCGGAGTTGAAAAAGGCCAAGGAACAGATGAAAGGAAGCATGATGTTGGGTCTGGAGAGCACCAGTAACCGGATGAGCCGATTGGGGAAAAACGAGTTGCTGCTCGGTCGACATCTCACTTTAGACGAGATGGTGGCGCGCGTGGAAGATGTCACCTTGGAGGATGTTCGCAACATTGCCCGTGAGATTTTCTCTCAACCACTGTCAATGGCCCTGATTTCCCCGTCCGGGAACATTCCCGCATCATATGGGAGGGATCGACTTGTTTGA
- a CDS encoding polysaccharide deacetylase family protein, producing the protein MRRWTAKGAFLLICLPVVWGLVSSEPVASYVSQIKGKAEPVWGSDDLYARIRQEAQKREEPPIDARVDRVWKAIPGYDGLQVDVAATYRLAKHKGWTEPKQWIYRVVPARVTLDDLGPHPIYRGNERKPMAALMINVAWGTEYLPTMLNILRKERVKATFFLDGSWLKGHPSDAKRLVEAGHEIGNHAYSHPMMSRLSRERMRSEMKKTEQLIRQTLGIQSRWFAPPAGDYNQAVVEEAARLHLKTVLWTVDTLDWRPTSTPEWMTARVKAGAANGVLVLMHPTDRTVTALPQIISVMKQNGIKLGTVSEVLSSSRVESVEPVPPF; encoded by the coding sequence GTGAGGCGATGGACGGCCAAAGGAGCCTTTTTGTTGATCTGTCTGCCGGTGGTGTGGGGGCTGGTTTCATCGGAACCCGTAGCCTCTTATGTGAGTCAGATTAAAGGAAAGGCCGAGCCGGTCTGGGGTTCCGACGACCTGTACGCTCGGATTCGGCAGGAAGCGCAAAAACGAGAAGAACCGCCGATCGATGCCCGGGTCGATCGGGTGTGGAAAGCCATTCCGGGCTATGACGGTCTTCAGGTGGATGTGGCGGCCACTTACCGGTTGGCCAAGCATAAAGGGTGGACGGAGCCAAAACAGTGGATCTATCGGGTTGTGCCCGCCCGGGTGACGCTCGACGATCTGGGACCCCACCCGATCTATCGCGGAAATGAACGTAAACCAATGGCCGCGTTGATGATCAATGTGGCATGGGGCACGGAATATCTGCCCACCATGTTGAATATCCTGCGGAAAGAGCGGGTCAAAGCGACGTTTTTTCTTGATGGATCGTGGTTAAAGGGTCATCCATCCGATGCGAAACGGTTAGTGGAGGCAGGGCACGAGATCGGCAATCATGCCTATTCTCATCCGATGATGAGCCGTCTCTCGCGGGAGCGAATGCGATCCGAGATGAAAAAGACGGAGCAGTTGATCCGTCAGACGTTGGGGATTCAGTCGCGATGGTTCGCACCACCCGCCGGCGATTACAATCAGGCGGTCGTGGAAGAAGCCGCTCGTCTGCATTTGAAAACAGTGTTGTGGACGGTGGATACGTTAGATTGGCGTCCCACTTCCACACCTGAATGGATGACGGCGCGTGTGAAAGCGGGTGCCGCTAACGGTGTGCTGGTGCTGATGCATCCCACTGACCGAACCGTAACGGCACTGCCTCAAATCATAAGCGTAATGAAGCAAAATGGAATAAAACTGGGAACGGTAAGTGAAGTTTTGTCTTCCAGCAGGGTGGAATCGGTTGAGCCCGTTCCACCGTTTTGA
- a CDS encoding polyribonucleotide nucleotidyltransferase gives MEPAKFETELAGRRLVLEFGNYANQANGSVLVRYGDTVVLATAVASKEPRDTDFFPLTVNYEERLYAVGKIPGGFIKREGRPSEKAVLASRLIDRPIRPLFPDGFRNEVQVVCLVLSVDQDCSSEIAAMIGASAALSVSDIPFAGPIAGVIVGRVDGKLVINPTVKQMESSDMHLVVAGTKDAINMVEAGSNEVPEEDILEAILYGHETVRRLVEFQEEIVRAIGKEKMEPELYDVPEELERHVREMATDRLIQAAQIVEKQERQNAIDSINQEVLEALAEEYPEQEADILNVLHDILKEEVRRMILEEGKRPDGRTAEEIRPLSSEVHILPRTHGSGLFRRGQTQVLSVCTLGALGDVQILDGLDLEESKRFMHHYNFPPFSVGEARPIRAPGRREIGHGALGERALEPVIPSEDEFPYTIRLVSEVLESNGSTSQASICASTLALMDAGVPIKAPVAGIAMGLVKEGDRVAVLTDIQGMEDHLGDMDFKVAGTRKGVTALQMDIKIEGIDRDILKAALEQARNARMKILDNMAQAIAEPRRELSPYAPKILTMRIHPDKIRDVIGPSGRVINRIIDETGVKIDIEQDGRIYIASTDPKQNEAAKKIIEDLVREVEVGETYLGTVKRVEKYGAFVEVLPGKEGLVHISQLAENRVAKVSDVVKVGDTILVKVTEIDDQGRINLSRKAVLKEQPNIKIKN, from the coding sequence ATGGAACCTGCAAAATTTGAGACAGAATTGGCCGGCAGGCGACTTGTCCTGGAATTTGGCAATTACGCCAATCAGGCCAATGGTTCGGTCCTGGTGCGTTATGGAGATACAGTGGTCCTCGCGACGGCAGTAGCCTCCAAAGAACCGAGAGATACCGACTTTTTCCCGCTGACGGTCAACTATGAAGAGCGTTTGTACGCAGTTGGCAAGATCCCTGGCGGATTCATCAAACGTGAAGGACGTCCGAGCGAAAAAGCGGTGTTGGCCAGCCGTTTGATTGACCGACCGATTCGGCCGCTGTTCCCGGATGGTTTCAGAAACGAAGTGCAAGTGGTGTGTTTGGTCTTGTCTGTCGATCAGGATTGTTCCTCTGAGATTGCCGCGATGATCGGCGCATCCGCCGCTTTGTCCGTGTCAGATATCCCGTTTGCAGGCCCGATTGCCGGCGTGATCGTCGGACGGGTGGATGGGAAGCTGGTGATCAACCCGACAGTGAAGCAGATGGAAAGTAGCGACATGCATCTCGTGGTAGCCGGTACAAAAGACGCCATCAATATGGTGGAGGCCGGGTCCAACGAGGTGCCGGAGGAAGATATCCTGGAAGCGATTCTCTACGGTCATGAGACGGTACGTCGATTGGTCGAGTTCCAAGAGGAAATCGTGCGGGCGATCGGCAAGGAAAAAATGGAGCCTGAACTGTACGACGTGCCGGAAGAGCTGGAGCGTCACGTTCGCGAGATGGCGACGGACCGGTTGATCCAAGCGGCGCAGATCGTGGAGAAACAAGAACGGCAAAACGCGATCGACTCGATCAATCAGGAAGTGCTGGAGGCGCTTGCCGAGGAATATCCGGAACAGGAAGCGGATATTCTCAATGTGCTGCATGACATCCTCAAAGAAGAAGTGCGGCGCATGATTCTCGAGGAAGGCAAACGGCCCGACGGACGGACCGCCGAAGAAATCCGGCCGTTATCCAGCGAAGTTCACATTTTACCGCGCACGCACGGTTCTGGTCTGTTCCGACGGGGTCAGACGCAAGTGCTCAGCGTGTGTACCCTGGGTGCACTGGGAGATGTGCAGATTTTGGATGGTTTGGATCTGGAGGAGTCCAAACGGTTCATGCACCATTACAATTTCCCGCCTTTCAGCGTCGGCGAGGCACGACCGATCCGGGCGCCGGGACGGAGGGAAATTGGCCACGGTGCGTTGGGTGAACGCGCGCTGGAGCCTGTCATTCCTTCCGAGGATGAATTCCCCTATACCATCCGGTTGGTATCGGAAGTACTGGAGTCCAACGGTTCCACCTCCCAGGCCAGCATTTGCGCGTCCACATTGGCGTTGATGGATGCGGGTGTGCCGATCAAGGCTCCGGTGGCCGGTATTGCGATGGGGTTGGTTAAAGAGGGCGACCGGGTGGCAGTGCTGACGGACATCCAGGGTATGGAAGACCACTTGGGTGACATGGACTTCAAAGTAGCCGGTACGCGCAAAGGGGTCACCGCCCTGCAGATGGATATCAAAATTGAAGGCATCGACCGTGACATCTTGAAAGCGGCGTTGGAGCAGGCGCGCAATGCGCGGATGAAGATCCTGGACAACATGGCGCAAGCGATCGCAGAACCGCGTCGCGAGTTGTCGCCTTACGCTCCGAAAATCCTGACGATGCGCATCCATCCGGACAAGATCCGCGACGTGATCGGACCGAGCGGTCGCGTGATCAACCGCATCATCGACGAAACAGGCGTCAAAATCGACATCGAGCAGGACGGCCGTATCTACATCGCTTCCACCGATCCGAAACAAAACGAAGCGGCCAAGAAAATCATCGAAGACCTGGTGCGCGAGGTGGAAGTGGGCGAAACGTATCTCGGCACGGTCAAGCGAGTGGAGAAGTACGGCGCCTTTGTCGAGGTCCTGCCGGGCAAGGAAGGGTTGGTCCACATCTCGCAACTGGCTGAAAATCGAGTGGCCAAAGTGTCGGATGTCGTGAAGGTGGGAGACACGATTTTGGTCAAAGTAACGGAGATTGACGACCAAGGACGGATCAACCTGTCGCGCAAGGCGGTATTGAAGGAGCAGCCCAACATCAAGATCAAGAACTGA
- the rpsO gene encoding 30S ribosomal protein S15, whose product MSLSQERKREIINEFKTHENDTGSPEVQIAILTQRINELNEHLKKHKKDHHSRRGLLKMVGHRRNLLNYLKKKDVTRYRQLIEKLGLRR is encoded by the coding sequence ATGAGCTTGAGCCAAGAACGGAAGCGTGAAATCATTAACGAGTTCAAAACGCACGAGAACGACACCGGATCCCCGGAAGTGCAAATCGCCATTTTGACGCAGCGGATCAACGAACTCAACGAACACCTGAAGAAGCACAAAAAGGACCACCATTCTCGTCGCGGTCTCTTGAAAATGGTGGGACATCGCCGGAACTTGCTCAACTACCTGAAAAAGAAGGACGTTACGCGTTACCGTCAATTGATTGAAAAATTGGGATTGCGTCGGTGA